Within the Aeromicrobium sp. Root236 genome, the region CGATGTGTCGCACCAGCGCAGGAACCAGCAACGACGACAGCAACGACCCGGCCAGGAAGCCGTAGAACACGAGGTTCGGCAGCACGTTGGTGAGCTGATAGGAGTTGCCGAAGTACGTCGGGCCGAGCACCGCACCGATCACGATGACGCGGGCGAGCCCCGTCACCCTGCTGACCATGGTCCACACGGCGACCGTCATGGTGTCCCGGGCCGCGCCGGCCCCGATGGAGAGGTCGTCGGACGCGAACGGCAGGACAGCCGTGCCGCGCGTCATCGAGCGCCTCCGCGAAGCAGGGTCAGCGGGGTGAAGAGGAGGATCAGCAGGTCGGTCCGCAGTGCACACTTCGCGACGTACTCGACGTCGAGGCGCAGCCCGTCGACCATCGTGAGCCGGTTGCGGCCGCTGATCTGCCACAGGCCGGTCAGTCCCGGCCGCACGAGGAAGCGAGAGGACGCCGAGACCGGGAACAGCTCGACCTCCCACGGGAGGGCTGGTCGCGGGCCGACCAGGGACATGTCACCGCGCAGCACGTTGACGAGCTGAGGCAGCTCATCGATGCTGGTGCGCCGCAGCAGGCGACCCACGCGGGTCACACGCGGGTCGTTGTCGAGCTTGAACAGGCCGTCACGCGAGCGAGGATCGCCGCCCGCCATCATCTGCCGGACGAAGGCCTGGTGTGCTTCGTGCGAGCAGTCCTTGGCCATCGTGCGGAACTTCAGCACGACGAACGGCTGCTGCAAGGCTCCGACCCGGACCTGGCGGAAGACCCCGCTCCCCCGGCTGGTCGCCCGCACCGCGACGTACGCCAGCAGCATCACCGGGGACAGCACGACCAGCAGGACCGCCGCGATCACGACGTCGAACGCCCGCTTGCCCACGTACTGCCGGACCTCGCGGCGTTGCCGCGCTCGTCCGGGGCGACCATGCTCAGCCGGCCATGCACTCATGGCAGCGGCTCCTCGCCACCCGGAGCATCGTCCACTCGGAGGGAGTAGCGGTGCCCGGCGGGACGTGCGGCGCCATCGACGCGGTCCTCGACCGGCACCAGGTCCGCGACCCGGCCCTGGACCCGGGCGGGGTTGCCGAACGCCACCACGCCAGGTTCGACGTCGCGGGTCACCACCGATCCGGCGCCGATGATGGCACCCTCGCCGATACGCACGAACGGCAGGACGGTCACGTTGACGCCCAGCTGGGCGCCCGCCCCGATGAGCGGCCCGGACATCACCTCCCGCGAGCCCTCCTGCCCGGGGTAGAGATCGTTGGCGATGCTCACCCCGGGGGCGAGGAACGCCCCGTCGCCGATCTCGGTGTACTGGGCCACGTAACAGTTGCAGTGGATCTTGACGCCGTCGCCGATGACCGTGCCGTAGTCGATCACGGTGTTGCTCCAGATCGACACGTCGTCACCGAGCTCGCAGTCCTCGCGGATCACGACGTTGTGGCCGGTCTCCAGCCGTTCGCCGATGCTGCACCCGCTGTAGACCACGGTCCCGCAGCGCAGGAACCCTCGACCCCAGGGACCGTAGGCCCAGCCGTCCTCCTCAGAGAGGAAGACCTGCCGGGGCTCAGTCTCCGGGCTGGTCATCGAGAGACTCCAGGTCTGCCGTGATGTGGCCGAGCGCTTCGCAGACCCGCATCACGTCGGCGTCGGGCAGGCTCGGGTAGAGCGGCAGGGACAGGATCTGGCCAGCCAGCCGCTCCACGTTCGGCAGCACGCCCGGCGACCACTGCTGGTACGGCTCCAGCTGGTGGC harbors:
- a CDS encoding sugar transferase gives rise to the protein MSAWPAEHGRPGRARQRREVRQYVGKRAFDVVIAAVLLVVLSPVMLLAYVAVRATSRGSGVFRQVRVGALQQPFVVLKFRTMAKDCSHEAHQAFVRQMMAGGDPRSRDGLFKLDNDPRVTRVGRLLRRTSIDELPQLVNVLRGDMSLVGPRPALPWEVELFPVSASSRFLVRPGLTGLWQISGRNRLTMVDGLRLDVEYVAKCALRTDLLILLFTPLTLLRGGAR
- a CDS encoding acyltransferase, whose protein sequence is MTSPETEPRQVFLSEEDGWAYGPWGRGFLRCGTVVYSGCSIGERLETGHNVVIREDCELGDDVSIWSNTVIDYGTVIGDGVKIHCNCYVAQYTEIGDGAFLAPGVSIANDLYPGQEGSREVMSGPLIGAGAQLGVNVTVLPFVRIGEGAIIGAGSVVTRDVEPGVVAFGNPARVQGRVADLVPVEDRVDGAARPAGHRYSLRVDDAPGGEEPLP